One Desulfitibacter sp. BRH_c19 genomic region harbors:
- a CDS encoding proline--tRNA ligase produces the protein MKVSNMLVNTLREVPAEAEIISHKLLLRAGFIKKVASGIYSYLPMGWRVMQKIMDIIRDEMNNAGGLEVGLPSIHPAELWMETGRWDVYGDELFRLKDRHQRDFCLGPTHEEVLTDIVRKEVSSYKQLPLLLYQIQNKYRDERRPRFGLMRGREFIMKDLYSFDKDVEGMNISYKKMYDAYVKIFSRCGLEFRSVEADSGAIGGKTSHEFMVLAKNGEAEIVYCSDCEYAANVEKAEAYPEVLPKEEYKELQKIHTPGAKTMDKLAEYLEVPKTKTIKTMLYKADEELVCVLVRGDRSVNEIKVKNLLNCVSLDIADEKLIKQELGYPMGYIGPVGLSQKIKILADLEIKHLSNIVVGANEHDYHLINVNPVRDFRIDIEADLRLIEEGEKCACGGGDLKAARGIEVGQVFQLGTKYSESLNAIYADEKGNNNHIVMGCYGIGVGRTMAATIEQNHDDHGIIWPMTIAPFQVVVVPISSKDNAQMQTAENIYQALKKQGLQVIIDDRDERAGVKFKDADLIGYPLQIIVGKKTIIEGTVDVIVRKNKEEKTLKVENVVEFIDNIVQTEIKYSLA, from the coding sequence ATGAAAGTTTCTAATATGCTTGTAAATACTTTAAGAGAAGTACCAGCTGAAGCAGAAATTATTTCCCATAAGCTCTTATTAAGGGCTGGTTTTATTAAAAAGGTAGCGTCAGGAATTTACAGTTACCTTCCTATGGGTTGGCGTGTTATGCAAAAAATTATGGATATCATTAGAGATGAAATGAATAATGCGGGAGGCTTAGAAGTAGGGTTACCTAGCATCCATCCAGCCGAATTATGGATGGAAACTGGTAGGTGGGATGTATATGGTGATGAGTTATTCAGATTAAAAGACAGGCATCAGCGTGATTTTTGCCTAGGTCCAACCCATGAGGAAGTACTTACTGATATTGTAAGAAAGGAAGTTAGCTCTTATAAGCAATTACCATTGCTTTTGTATCAAATTCAAAATAAATATAGAGATGAACGTCGGCCTAGATTTGGCTTGATGCGTGGCAGGGAATTTATAATGAAAGACCTGTATTCTTTTGACAAAGATGTAGAAGGAATGAACATAAGCTATAAAAAAATGTACGATGCTTACGTAAAGATATTTAGTAGATGTGGCTTAGAATTTAGATCTGTTGAAGCAGACTCGGGTGCAATTGGAGGAAAAACATCCCATGAATTTATGGTATTGGCAAAAAACGGTGAGGCCGAGATAGTATATTGCTCTGATTGTGAATATGCAGCAAATGTCGAGAAAGCTGAAGCTTATCCTGAAGTATTACCAAAGGAAGAGTATAAAGAGTTACAAAAGATACACACTCCAGGTGCAAAAACCATGGACAAATTGGCCGAGTATTTAGAAGTACCCAAAACAAAAACTATAAAAACAATGTTATATAAGGCCGATGAAGAACTTGTATGTGTACTTGTAAGGGGAGATAGATCTGTCAATGAAATAAAAGTTAAAAATTTACTAAATTGTGTATCCTTAGATATAGCTGATGAAAAATTAATTAAACAAGAATTAGGGTATCCTATGGGATACATAGGCCCAGTTGGTTTGTCTCAAAAAATTAAAATTCTAGCAGATCTTGAGATAAAGCATTTAAGCAATATAGTAGTTGGAGCAAATGAACATGACTACCATTTAATTAACGTAAATCCTGTTAGAGATTTTAGGATTGATATTGAAGCAGATCTAAGATTAATAGAAGAAGGAGAAAAGTGTGCATGTGGTGGAGGGGACTTAAAAGCTGCTAGAGGGATAGAAGTTGGCCAGGTTTTCCAACTAGGGACAAAATATAGTGAATCTTTAAATGCCATTTATGCAGATGAGAAAGGAAATAATAACCATATAGTGATGGGATGCTATGGAATAGGTGTGGGAAGGACTATGGCTGCGACCATAGAACAAAATCATGATGACCATGGAATTATATGGCCAATGACAATTGCCCCTTTCCAGGTTGTAGTTGTTCCTATTTCAAGTAAGGATAACGCGCAAATGCAGACTGCAGAAAACATCTATCAAGCACTAAAAAAACAAGGGTTGCAAGTCATTATAGATGATAGAGATGAAAGAGCAGGGGTGAAATTTAAGGATGCTGACCTAATTGGTTATCCTTTACAGATAATAGTTGGCAAAAAGACTATCATTGAAGGTACCGTGGATGTCATAGTTCGTAAGAATAAAGAAGAGAAAACCTTAAAGGTTGAAAATGTTGTAGAATTTATTGATAATATTGTTCAAACTGAAATAAAGTATTCTTTAGCGTAA
- a CDS encoding 4-hydroxy-3-methylbut-2-en-1-yl diphosphate synthase: protein MRRKSKVINIGNVPVGGDNSIVVQSMTNTDTRDINTTIRQINSLADAGCELVRVAVINTEAANALKEIKSNIQIPLIADIHFDYRLALQSIDAGIDGLRLNPGNIGNYEYIKKVVFKAKERSIPIRIGVNSGSLEKDLLAKYGKPTASALVDSALRHVAILENLDYDLIKISIKSSDVRLMIEGYRLLAEKVNYPLHLGVTEAGTILRGTVKSAVGLGVLLSEGIGDTVRVSLTGPPETEVFVGYQILNSLGLRNKGLELISCPTCGRCQVNLISMAEEVEKRLAWVDKPIKVAVMGCPVNGPGEAKHCDVGIAGGNKNGLIFRDGKIIANVPQDELVDLLEEEIIRMLREGDNDESF from the coding sequence TTGAGAAGAAAAAGTAAAGTAATTAATATTGGAAATGTTCCTGTAGGTGGAGATAACTCTATAGTGGTTCAGTCAATGACCAATACTGACACCCGCGATATAAATACAACTATAAGACAGATTAATAGTTTAGCAGATGCTGGATGTGAATTAGTTCGAGTGGCTGTAATCAATACTGAAGCGGCTAATGCCCTGAAGGAAATTAAGTCCAATATACAAATTCCTTTGATTGCAGATATTCATTTTGATTACAGACTAGCTCTCCAGTCAATTGATGCTGGAATTGATGGATTACGTTTAAATCCAGGTAACATAGGTAATTATGAATATATTAAAAAGGTTGTTTTTAAAGCCAAGGAAAGAAGTATTCCCATTAGAATTGGTGTTAATTCAGGTTCATTAGAAAAAGACTTATTAGCAAAATATGGCAAGCCCACTGCATCAGCATTAGTGGATAGTGCTCTTAGACATGTTGCTATATTAGAAAATCTTGACTATGATTTAATTAAAATATCCATTAAATCCTCAGATGTAAGATTAATGATTGAGGGTTACCGGCTATTGGCAGAAAAAGTTAATTATCCACTTCATCTAGGTGTTACAGAAGCTGGAACCATATTAAGGGGAACAGTAAAATCTGCAGTTGGTTTAGGGGTTTTACTATCTGAGGGTATAGGAGATACGGTTAGAGTATCTTTGACAGGACCTCCTGAAACGGAGGTGTTTGTAGGATATCAAATCTTAAATTCATTAGGATTAAGAAATAAGGGTCTGGAATTAATATCTTGTCCAACCTGTGGAAGATGCCAGGTTAATCTTATAAGCATGGCTGAAGAAGTGGAAAAGAGACTAGCCTGGGTAGACAAGCCGATTAAGGTTGCTGTTATGGGATGCCCAGTAAATGGCCCTGGAGAAGCAAAACATTGTGATGTGGGAATCGCAGGTGGAAATAAAAATGGACTGATTTTTAGAGATGGTAAAATAATTGCAAATGTTCCACAAGATGAACTTGTGGATCTTTTAGAAGAAGAGATTATAAGAATGTTAAGAGAAGGTGATAATGATGAAAGTTTCTAA
- a CDS encoding 1-deoxy-D-xylulose 5-phosphate reductoisomerase — protein MQKNISLLGSTGSIGIQTLQVVDMFPDKFKIVSIAASGNKIELLEEQIAKYKPKIVSICNEESAKRLQHKYGSGHTKIISGLDGVVEAAVVDDADIVVAAISGAAGLIPTLAAIKNGKDVALANKETLVTAGSLVMKEVKQKGIKILPVDSEHSAIFQCLVPEQVSSIESIVLTASGGPFRKYSLKMLESVTPREALKHPNWSMGNKISIDSATLMNKGLEVIEAHWLFRMDYNRIEVVIHPQSIIHSMVRYMDGSILAHLGFPDMRIPIQYALTYPERWENQLKQLDFTEVATLTFEKPDLQKFPSLQLAYNAGKEGGIKPTVLNAANEVAVEMFLKGKIKFLHIPMLVEKSLQKSGQIVNPSLEDILAVDKSTRIETENVYTKGLINS, from the coding sequence ATGCAAAAAAACATTTCATTGTTAGGTAGTACGGGATCCATAGGGATACAAACTTTACAGGTAGTTGATATGTTTCCAGATAAATTTAAGATTGTATCAATTGCTGCAAGTGGAAACAAAATAGAATTATTGGAAGAGCAAATAGCTAAATATAAGCCTAAGATTGTTTCAATTTGTAATGAAGAATCTGCAAAGAGATTACAACATAAGTATGGTTCAGGACACACAAAGATAATATCTGGGCTAGATGGAGTTGTTGAAGCTGCAGTTGTAGATGATGCAGATATTGTAGTTGCAGCTATTAGTGGAGCTGCCGGTTTAATTCCCACATTAGCAGCCATTAAAAATGGAAAAGATGTTGCCTTGGCTAATAAAGAAACTTTGGTGACAGCTGGTTCTTTAGTTATGAAGGAAGTGAAACAAAAGGGTATTAAAATACTACCTGTTGATAGTGAACACTCTGCCATTTTCCAGTGTCTTGTACCAGAGCAAGTTAGCTCAATTGAGTCAATAGTTTTAACTGCTTCAGGAGGTCCATTTAGAAAGTATTCTTTAAAGATGCTTGAGAGTGTTACTCCTAGAGAAGCTTTAAAACACCCAAATTGGTCTATGGGAAACAAAATATCTATAGACTCTGCTACGCTGATGAATAAAGGTCTAGAGGTAATTGAAGCTCATTGGCTTTTTAGAATGGATTATAATAGGATAGAAGTTGTTATTCATCCCCAAAGCATAATCCATTCTATGGTAAGGTACATGGATGGTTCAATATTAGCTCACCTTGGATTTCCTGATATGCGTATCCCAATTCAATATGCTTTAACATATCCAGAAAGATGGGAAAACCAATTAAAACAGCTTGATTTTACAGAAGTAGCTACTTTAACTTTTGAGAAACCAGATTTACAAAAGTTCCCATCCCTACAATTAGCATATAATGCAGGAAAAGAAGGTGGCATTAAACCAACAGTTTTAAATGCGGCCAATGAAGTGGCGGTGGAAATGTTTTTAAAAGGAAAAATAAAATTTTTACATATTCCTATGTTAGTTGAAAAATCTTTGCAAAAAAGTGGGCAAATTGTTAACCCATCTCTAGAAGACATCCTTGCAGTTGATAAGAGCACGAGAATAGAAACAGAAAATGTCTATACCAAGGGGTTGATTAATTCATGA